A genome region from Solanum pennellii chromosome 12, SPENNV200 includes the following:
- the LOC107007060 gene encoding 3-ketoacyl-CoA synthase 17-like, which produces MVLPIIHTVQISFLSLLFFTFLLHTTISYTPLTKLLYFLLTTHLHFFLLFSLCTLISIYYNYHTRPHRVFLLNYTCYKPPLHRKCSYKISESYVLRNVHLVEKSIDFMRNIYLKSGLGDETYGPPFIFEDDDDNNNNNTNNVPTLKSANQEAREGVFSSIDALLGKTLIDPRSIDLVIVTCGGFSPSPSLSSLVVNRYNLRSDVKTYNLSGMGCSSGVLSIDFAARVLRGSRKVQNALVVITESITLNWYHGENRSMLVTNCIFRVGCAAAIISNNPKLFKRAKMELIHSLRTHHGADDSSYRAAIQEEDEKGITGISLTKDLVRVAGVNLHQHIKILAPRVLPLTQITNYIYSIIMSTILPQSKFKPVVPDFTTAFQHMCIHTGGKAVIEQVSRVLKLSDEVTEAAKMTLNRFGNTSSSLVFYELAYFEAQKGKVKKGDKMWMIAFGTGFKVGSLVWKWIQDSTQDYDNPWTDCIHNYPLKVW; this is translated from the exons ATGGTACTCCCAATTATACATACCGtacaaatatcatttttatcacttttattCTTCACATTTCTTCTTCATACTACAATATCTTACACCCCTTTAacaaaattactttattttctcCTTACTACacatcttcatttttttctattattttctcTATGTACACTTATttcaatttactataattatcATACACGTCCACATAGGGTTTTTTTGTTAAACTATACATGTTACAAACCACCACTACATAGGAAATGTTCTTATAAAATTTCTGAATCTTACGTTCTAAGGAATGTACATTTAGTCGAAAAATCGATCGATTTCATGCGTAACATTTATCTTAAATCCGGTTTAGGTGATGAAACTTATGGACCACCATTTATATTTGAAGacgatgatgataataataataataatacgaACAATGTACCTACACTAAAAAGTGCTAATCAAGAAGCTAGAGAAGGGGTATTTTCGTCTATCGATGCACTTTTAGGTAAAACCCTAATCGATCCTCGATCGATAGACCTTGTCATCGTTACATGTGGAGGGTTTTCGCCTTCTCCTTCACTCTCTTCCCTCGTTGTGAACCGCTATAACCTTAGATCAGACGTGAAGACGTATAATTTAAGTGGAATGGGATGTAGCTCCGGGGTACTTTCGATTGATTTTGCAGCTAGGGTTTTACGTGGGAGTCGAAAAGTCCAAAATGCCCTTGTTGTTATTACGGAGAGCATAACTTTAAATTGGTACCATGGTGAAAATCGTTCAATGCTTGTTACAAATTGTATTTTTCGTGTTGGATGTGCTGCTGCTATAATAAGTAATAATCCTAAACTTTTCAAAAGGGCAAAAATGGAACTTATTCATTCTCTTAGAACTCATCATGGTGCCGATGATAGTTCTTATAGAGCTGCAATTCAAGAGGAAGACGAAAAAG GTATTACTGGCATTTCACTTACCAAAGATTTGGTAAGAGTGGCGGGGGTTAACCTACATCAACACATTAAAATCTTGGCTCCACGTGTCCTTCCATTAACACAGATCACAAATTATATTTACTCAATCATAATGTCTACAATATTACCTCAATCAAAATTCAAGCCAGTGGTTCCTGATTTTACAACAGCTTTCCAACACATGTGCATACACACAG GTGGGAAGGCAGTAATAGAGCAAGTTAGTCGAGTTCTAAAATTGAGTGATGAAGTAACAGAGGCAGCaaaaatgactttaaatagATTTGGTAACACATCAAGTAGCTTAGTATTTTATGAGTTAGCTTATTTTGAAGCACAAAAAGGTAAAGTGAAAAAAGGGGACAAAATGTGGATGATTGCATTTGGGACAGGTTTTAAAGTTGGAAGTTTGGTGTggaaatggattcaagattcaaCTCAAGATTATGATAATCCTTGGACTGATTGTATACATAATTATCCATTGAAAGTTTGGTGA
- the LOC107005817 gene encoding secoisolariciresinol dehydrogenase-like: MAKSTSSSPIAKTFSSFFLSLFFLFIIFSSSTATIQNNDRRLEGKVAIITGGASGIGAATARRFVRQGAKVVICDIQDNLGTSVAQQIGNTQTIIYVHCDVSIESDVQNVVNTTIAKFGKLDIMFSNAGVMGNPFTSIQDIDYNMIKKTFDVNVVGGFFCAKHAARVMIPKKKGVIIFTTSIVSTLYSDLTHIYTASKNALLGLTKNVGVELAKYGIRVNSVSPYAISTPLMLNAFRVNKEMGDKWFAEGANLKGVLLSVEDVANGVLYLASDESKYASGLNLILDGGYTTTNIALGEAYKRLFINKTM; encoded by the exons ATGGCCAAGTCTACTTCTTCATCCCCAATAGCCAAaacattttcctctttttttctttctttatttttcttattcataatcTTCTCCTCTTCCACTGCGACGATCCAAAATAATGATAGAAG GCTTGAAGGTAAGGTAGCAATAATAACTGGTGGAGCTAGTGGCATAGGAGCAGCCACAGCTAGACGTTTTGTTCGACAAGGTGCAAAAGTTGTAATTTGTGACATTCAAGACAATCTTGGAACTTCCGTAGCACAACAAATTGGCAATACGCAAACAATTATCTATGTCCATTGTGATGTTTCAATAGAATCGGACGTTCAAAATGTTGTTAATACAACAATTGCTAAATTTGGTAAGCTCGACATAATGTTTAGTAACGCTGGTGTAATGGGCAATCCATTTACCAGTATCCAAGACATTGATTACAACATGATTAAGAAGACATTCGATGTAAACGTTGTTGGAGGGTTCTTTTGCGCGAAACATGCTGCTAGAGTGATGATTCCGAAAAAGAAAGGTGTCATTATTTTCACTACAAGTATAGTATCGACGTTATATAGTGATTTGACTCACATCTATACCGCTTCAAAGAATGCACTTTTGGGACTTACTAAGAATGTTGGAGTCGAATTAGCGAAATACGGAATAAGAGTTAACAGTGTTTCTCCTTATGCAATTAGCACACCATTGATGTTAAATGCATTTAGAGTAAACAAAGAAATGGGTGATAAATGGTTTGCAGAAGGAGCAAATTTAAAAGGAGTTCTACTAAGTGTTGAAGATGTGGCAAATGGAGTGTTGTATTTGGCAAGTGATGAATCTAAATATGCAAGTGGACTTAATCTTATACTTGATGGTGGTTATACCACTACAAATATTGCTTTAGGAGAGGCCTACAAGAGATTGTTCATCAACAAAACAatgtaa
- the LOC107006634 gene encoding probable LRR receptor-like serine/threonine-protein kinase At1g34110: MTTLSYFFIIFFFLLSCLSPRRVNSLSSDGKALLSLLKATYDPYAKSSSFVLPSWNASTSTPCSWQGISCSPQQRVISVSIPNTFLNLSSFPFELFSLSSLQLLNLSSTNISGSIPSSFGLFTHLRLLDLSSNSLSGPVPSELGGLTSLQFLFLNSNRLNGRIPYQLADLSSLEILCLQDNLLNGSIPKDLGSLVSLQQLRIGGNPELSGEIPAELGMLTNLTTFGVAATGLSGVIPHTFGNLISLQTLAVYDTEVFGSIPPELGMCSELRNLYLHMNKLTGPIPRQLGKLQKITSLLLWGNLLTGPVPAELSNCSSLVVLDVSANDLSGEIPGDLGKLEVLEQLHLSDNALSGAIPMQLSNCSSLTALQLDKNLLSGTIPEQVGELRHLQIFLLWENSVSGTIPAAFGNCTELYSLDLSRNNLTGSIPEEIFSLKKLSRLLLLGNSLTGRLSPSVAKCQSLVRLRLGENQFSGPIPEEIGQLQNLVFLDLYMNHFSGELPSEIANITVLELLDVHNNYLTGEIPSSLGELVNLEQLDLSKNSFTGEIPWSFGNLSYLNKLILSDNLLTGPIPKSFSNLQKLTLLDLSSNSLSGAISPEIGYMTSLTISLDLSSNRFTGELPETLSGLTLLQSLDISHNMLSGRITTLSLLTSLATLNISYNNFSGPIPVTPSFRTLTSNSFLENSLLCESIDGFTCSAHITRRNRLKSSKSIVLVAVILTSVAITVVAAWYLVTRKHRYESEKSPGMSVSAIGAEDFTYPWTFIPFQKLNCTVDNILDCLKDENIIGKGCSGVVYRAEMPNGELIAVKKLWKTKKDEEPVDSFAAEIQILGHIRHRNIVKLLGYCSNKSVKLLLYNYISNGNLQQLLQSNRNLDWEIRYKIAVGSAQGLAYLHHDCVPAILHRDVKCNNILLDSKFEAYLADFGLAKLMNSPNYHQAMSRVAGSYGYIAPEYGYTVNITEKSDVYSYGVVLLEILSGRSAIEPQIGDGQHIVEWVKKKMGSFEPAVTILDSKLQSLPDQMVQEMLQTLGIAMFCVNSSPTERPTMKEVVTLLMEVKNPTEEFGKTSQPLINQSTQS; the protein is encoded by the exons ATGACAactttgtcatattttttcattatattcttcttcttgttaAGTTGTTTGAGTCCAAGAAGAGTGAACTCTTTGTCTTCTGATGGAAAAGCTTTGCTCTCTCTTCTCAAAGCAACTTATGATCCTTATGCTAAATCATCATCTTTTGTACTTCCTTCTTGGAATGCTTCAACTTCAACTCCATGTTCTTGGCAAGGCATTTCTTGTTCTCCTCAACAAAGAGTTATTTCTGTTTCTATTCCAAATACATTCCTCAATCTATCTTCTTTTCCCTTTGAACTTTTTTCACTTTCATCTCTTCAGCTTCTTAATCTTTCTTCTACAAATATCTCTGGCTCAATACCTTCATCTTTTGGTTTGTTTACACATCTTAGGCTTCTTGATCTTTCTTCTAACTCACTTTCAGGACCTGTTCCTTCAGAACTTGGTGGACTTACCTCACTTCAGTTccttttcttgaattcaaacaGATTGAATGGTAGAATCCCATATCAACTTGCTGATCTTTCTTCACTAGAAATCCTCTGTCTTCAAGATAATCTCCTTAACGGTTCGATTCCGAAAGATTTAGGCTCATTGGTGTCACTCCAACAGTTAAGGATTGGAGGGAATCCAGAGTTGAGTGGTGAAATACCTGCAGAGCTAGGAATGCTTACCAATCTTACGACGTTTGGTGTCGCGGCTACTGGACTTTCTGGGGTTATTCCACATACATTTGGTAATTTGATCAGTCTACAAACTCTGGCAGTGTATGATACTGAAGTGTTTGGTTCAATACCTCCTGAACTTGGGATGTGTTCAGAGCTCAGGAACTTGTATTTGCACATGAATAAGCTTACCGGTCCAATCCCTCGTCAGTTGGGTAAGTTACAAAAGATTACTAGCTTGCTTTTATGGGGAAATTTGCTTACCGGCCCTGTCCCAGCTGAGCTATCGAACTGTTCATCCCTTGTGGTTCTTGATGTCTCTGCAAATGACTTGTCTGGCGAAATACCGGGTGATTTAGGGAAGCTTGAAGTTCTTGAACAGCTTCACTTATCTGATAATGCACTTAGTGGGGCTATTCCAATGCAGTTGAGTAATTGTAGCAGCTTAACAGCTCTTCAGTTGGATAAGAACCTATTATCCGGCACAATTCCTGAGCAAGTTGGTGAGTTGAGGCACTTGCAGATTTTCTTGTTGTGGGAGAATTCAGTTTCAGGAACTATCCCGGCTGCTTTCGGAAACTGTACTGAACTGTACTCACTTGACCTCTCAAGAAACAATCTCACTGGTTCAATACCTGAAGAGATATTCAGTTTGAAGAAGCTGAGTAGGTTGTTGCTACTTGGGAATTCGTTAACGGGAAGATTGTCTCCGAGTGTGGCAAAATGCCAGTCTCTGGTCAGGTTGAGGCTTGGCGAAAACCAGTTTTCTGGACCAATACCTGAGGAGATAGGACAGCTGCAGAATCTTGTGTTTCTTGATTTATACATGAACCATTTCTCTGGTGAATTGCCTTCTGAAATTGCCAACATTACGGTTCTTGAGCTGTTGGATGTGCATAACAATTACCTAACCGGGGAAATACCATCATCGCTGGGAGAGCTCGTGAATTTAGAGCAGCTTGATCTCAGCAAGAACAGCTTCACTGGTGAGATTCCCTGGAGTTTTGGTAATCTCAGTTACTTGAACAAACTTATTCTTAGCGATAATCTGCTTACTGGTCCAATTCCAAAGTCATTTAGCAACTTGCAGAAGTTAACTCTACTTGATTTGAGCTCCAATAGTTTATCTGGTGCAATTTCACCTGAGATTGGTTACATGACAAGCTTAACAATCAGTTTAGATTTGAGCTCAAACCGTTTCACAGGTGAACTCCCTGAGACGTTATCGGGATTGACACTGTTGCAATCTCTTGATATTTCTCATAATATGTTGAGCGGAAGAATCACAACTCTAAGCCTCCTGACCAGTCTCGCTACTCTAAATATATCGTATAATAACTTTTCGGGGCCTATTCCTGTAACACCCTCCTTTAGAACTCTAACATCAAACTCTTTTCTGGAGAATTCACTCCTTTGTGAATCAATTGATGGCTTCACTTGTTCTGCACATATAACAAGAAGGAACCGCTTGAAGTCTTCAAAATCCATAGTTTTGGTTGCAGTGATTTTGACGTCTGTAGCCATAACAGTCGTGGCAGCGTGGTATCTTGTGACAAGGAAGCATAGATATGAATCTGAGAAATCACCTGGCATGTCGGTCTCTGCAATAGGGGCAGAAGATTTTACCTATCCGTGGACTTTCATCCCTTTCCAGAAGCTCAATTGCACTGTTGACAACATCTTGGATTGCTTGAAAGACGAAAACATCATTGGGAAAGGCTGTTCTGGAGTTGTTTATAGAGCAGAAATGCCAAATGGCGAGTTGATTGCAGTGAAGAAGCTCtggaaaacaaagaaagatgAGGAACCAGTAGATTCTTTCGCTGCTGAAATTCAGATTCTTGGTCACATTAGGCATCGAAACATAGTGAAGCTCCTCGGATATTGTTCAAACAAGAGTGTTAAGCTTCTTCTCTACAACTATATTTCAAATGGTAATCTTCAACAGCTCTTGCAAAGTAACAGGAACTTGGATTGGGAAATCAGGTACAAGATTGCGGTTGGATCAGCTCAAGGCCTTGCTTATCTTCACCATGACTGTGTGCCAGCAATTCTTCATAGAGATGTCAAGTGCAACAACATACTCCTCGACTCTAAATTCGAGGCTTATTTAGCAGATTTTGGACTTGCAAAGCTGATGAACTCTCCAAATTATCATCAAGCTATGTCCAGAGTAGCAGGCTCTTATGGCTATATAGCTCCAG AATATGGATACACAGTGAATATAACAGAAAAGAGCGATGTCTACAGTTATGGAGTGGTACTTCTGGAAATATTGAGTGGACGTAGTGCGATTGAGCCTCAGATTGGTGATGGACAACACATTGTGGAGtgggtgaagaagaagatgggAAGCTTTGAACCAGCTGTTACAATTCTTGATTCTAAACTACAGAGTTTACCAGATCAAATGGTGCAAGAAATGCTACAAACACTTGGAATAGCTATGTTCTGTGTGAATTCATCACCCACTGAAAGGCCAACTATGAAGGAAGTAGTGACACTTCTAATGGAAGTGAAGAACCCAACTGAAGAATTTGGAAAAACTTCTCAGCCTTTAATCAATCAGTCAACTCAAAGTTGA